The Arcobacter roscoffensis genome segment ATTCTTATGTGCTTCATCAATTGAATCATCTTCAAAAATACCATAAGCATTACTATTTTTTTGTTCATTTAAGTCATCATCAAAAAATCCAATATTGTCATTATCAATTTCTATATGATCTACTGATTTAATCTCTTCTTTTGGTTCTTCTTTTGCAACTTGAACTTCTTGAACTTTTGGTTCTTCTTTTGCAACAGGAGCATTCCCACTTGAATATGCTCTAATCTCTTCTAAAAGATCAGTTGTCATATCAGTAAATGTATCCTTAGTTAAATCTTCTGCAACCTCTAAGTCAAGAATTTCTCTCATTACATCTAAACCATCAATAAGAGTACTTGCCATTTCTGGAATAAACTCTATTTCGTGATTCCTTAATTTGTCCATCATGTTCTCAACATCATGAGTAAATTCAGCAAACTTAGTCAACTCTACAGATGCACCACTACCTTTTAGTGTATGTACATCTCTAAACAGTTGACCCATTTCATCATCAGTTAAAGAACCATTAGTTTCAGCTTCTAATAATACATTATCTGCTGATTCAAAAAGCTCTTCTGCTTCTTCTAGAAACATTTCTCTATATTTAGAAATATCAAATGACATGATAACCCCTTTTTTATTATCTACTTAAAACTATATTTACAGCTTTTAGTAATTGATCTGGAACAAATGGCTTAACAATCCAACCTGTTGCGCCAGCTGCCTTTCCTTTTGCTTTCATTTCATCGCTTCTTTCAGTTGTCAGAACTAAAATAGGCTTTTTAGAATATTGTGGAAGTTTTCTTAACTCACCAATAAGTGTTAAACCATCCATATTTGGCATGTTAACATCTGTGATAATTAAATCAAACTCATCAGCCTTAGCTTTTGCCAAACCATCAACACCATCGATACCTTCATTTA includes the following:
- a CDS encoding response regulator; protein product: MAKLLIVDDSTMLRDMLNYALNEGIDGVDGLAKAKADEFDLIITDVNMPNMDGLTLIGELRKLPQYSKKPILVLTTERSDEMKAKGKAAGATGWIVKPFVPDQLLKAVNIVLSR